The DNA window GCAGCCGGTTGAACACCGTCAGCACGCACAGCAGCAGAATCGCCCACAGCAGGCCATTGCTCCATGCCGGCGCGGTGCCGGAACCGATCAGCAAGGCGATCACGCCAAACGCAAAGGCGCGGTCGCTCTTGCCCATCGGTCCGTCGAAACGGCGCGCCACGCCAATGCCCTGGGCAAGCACGCCGGCGAATTCCGCAAGCAGCGCCAGCACTACGACAATGCCGACCAGCGGTGCGGAGATACCGGCCGCCAGCGCGAACGGCAGGTAAAGCACCGCATCGGAGACCTGGTCGCACATCTCGTTGAGCACGGCGCCCAGGCTGGTCTTGTTGCCGGTGGCGGTCGCCAGCATGCCGTCGATGGCGTTCAACGCCATCCGCAGCAGCAGGAATGCCGGCAAGCCGTACCACAGGGCCGCGTTGCCTGGGTCGAGTGCGAGCGCCGCGCCATAAGCGCAGGAAAGGAACATCGCCGCCAGCGTCACCTGGTTCGGCGTGATGCCCGCGCGGGCGAGCGAAGACAGCAAAGGCCGCAGCAGTTGCTGGAAGCGGGGTTTCAATTCGTAGATCGAGAAAGCCATCGTTGGTAATTCCTTGCATGGAGGCGAGCGATGAAACGGCTGCGACTGTAACCCATCGCGCAGTGGATGAAAACGGCACGGCCCTGTTGGCGTTGCGCCGCCACCAGTGCCAGGATGGGCCGTATCTGCGATGGCCGCGGCGCGTGCAGGTCGAGTAACGGCGCAT is part of the Pseudoduganella lutea genome and encodes:
- a CDS encoding CDP-alcohol phosphatidyltransferase family protein, with protein sequence MAFSIYELKPRFQQLLRPLLSSLARAGITPNQVTLAAMFLSCAYGAALALDPGNAALWYGLPAFLLLRMALNAIDGMLATATGNKTSLGAVLNEMCDQVSDAVLYLPFALAAGISAPLVGIVVVLALLAEFAGVLAQGIGVARRFDGPMGKSDRAFAFGVIALLIGSGTAPAWSNGLLWAILLLCVLTVFNRLRQALRLSAPPTR